Proteins encoded in a region of the Mycolicibacterium chitae genome:
- a CDS encoding AMP-binding protein: MNVKTETQPVLDPFTGRERELWTLPAVLREAAAAQPDKPCVRTVSGDGLTYAEMLDLTERRAAGLTGLGVTKGDRVLLLMDNSIDMIACWFAINLIGAVEVPVNTANRGPSLVHAANNSGARVAIIDANYAGVLDEVADELETLTAVVIRGASDARPKDIVVALEDLDRSPNGAQPVAVSHRDPAAIIYTSGTTGPAKGVVVPHGHMYTFAGHLVEQLRIVEDDVYYICLPMFHANAQFMQVLPCLMTGATVVLADAFSASGWLDDLRACGATVTSLLGVMAQYVFNRPAGPHDTDHGVRRMITIPIPAVIAEEFETRFNTTCVEAYGMTEICLPLYRPMDEPLRPGSCGKALDKWFEVAIVDPETDEPLPDGETGEIVVRPKVPFTTFLGYHAMPDRTVEAWRNLWFHTGDAGRRDSDGYYYFMDRLNDRIRRKGENVTAYDIEVALTELPEVEDCAVIGKPAREGEDDIKAFLVLADDAKAPDLVAVLSHCVKRLPYFAVPRYLEVLDDFPKTSTGKVLKRELRAMDTTPAEWDREQAGWTVKRGVDHLVPLEQK, from the coding sequence GTGAACGTGAAGACAGAAACTCAGCCCGTGCTGGACCCCTTCACTGGCAGAGAACGGGAACTGTGGACCCTGCCGGCGGTCCTGCGCGAGGCGGCCGCGGCGCAACCCGACAAGCCCTGCGTGCGCACCGTCTCCGGGGACGGGCTGACCTATGCCGAGATGCTGGACCTCACCGAGCGCCGGGCCGCGGGCCTGACCGGGCTGGGCGTCACCAAGGGCGACCGGGTCCTGCTGCTGATGGACAACTCGATCGACATGATCGCCTGCTGGTTCGCGATCAATCTCATTGGCGCCGTTGAGGTCCCGGTGAACACCGCCAACCGCGGCCCGAGCCTGGTGCACGCCGCCAACAACTCGGGCGCCCGGGTGGCCATCATCGACGCGAACTATGCGGGCGTGCTCGACGAGGTCGCCGACGAACTCGAGACCCTCACCGCGGTCGTCATCCGCGGGGCCAGCGACGCGCGCCCCAAGGACATCGTGGTCGCCCTCGAAGATCTGGACCGCTCGCCCAACGGCGCGCAGCCCGTGGCGGTGTCCCACCGCGATCCCGCCGCCATCATCTACACCTCGGGCACCACGGGTCCGGCCAAGGGCGTGGTGGTCCCGCACGGGCACATGTACACCTTCGCCGGGCACCTGGTCGAGCAGTTGCGCATCGTCGAGGACGACGTCTACTACATCTGCCTGCCGATGTTCCACGCCAACGCCCAGTTCATGCAGGTGCTGCCGTGCCTGATGACCGGGGCCACCGTGGTGCTCGCCGACGCGTTCAGCGCCAGCGGCTGGCTCGACGATCTGCGCGCGTGCGGCGCCACGGTCACCAGCCTGCTCGGGGTCATGGCACAGTACGTCTTCAACCGCCCCGCCGGTCCGCACGACACCGACCACGGCGTGCGGCGCATGATCACCATCCCGATCCCGGCCGTGATCGCCGAGGAGTTCGAGACCCGGTTCAACACCACGTGTGTGGAGGCCTACGGGATGACCGAGATCTGCCTGCCGCTCTACCGCCCGATGGACGAACCGCTGCGTCCGGGCAGCTGCGGCAAGGCCCTCGACAAGTGGTTCGAGGTCGCGATCGTCGACCCCGAGACCGACGAGCCGCTGCCCGACGGCGAGACCGGCGAGATCGTCGTCCGCCCCAAGGTCCCGTTCACGACGTTCCTTGGCTACCACGCCATGCCGGACCGCACCGTGGAGGCCTGGCGCAACCTGTGGTTCCACACCGGCGATGCCGGCCGACGGGATTCCGACGGCTACTACTACTTCATGGACCGCCTCAACGACCGCATCCGGCGCAAGGGCGAGAACGTCACCGCCTACGACATCGAGGTCGCGCTCACCGAACTGCCCGAGGTCGAGGACTGCGCCGTCATCGGCAAGCCCGCCCGCGAGGGCGAGGACGACATCAAGGCGTTCCTGGTCCTGGCCGACGACGCCAAGGCGCCCGACCTGGTCGCCGTGCTCTCGCACTGCGTGAAGCGGTTGCCCTACTTCGCGGTGCCGCGCTACCTCGAGGTCCTCGACGACTTCCCCAAGACCTCCACGGGCAAGGTGCTCAAGCGCGAGTTGCGCGCCATGGACACCACCCCCGCGGAGTGGGACCGCGAGCAGGCCGGATGGACCGTGAAACGCGGCGTCGACCACCTGGTTCCGCTCGAACAGAAGTAG
- a CDS encoding aldo/keto reductase — translation MGIPTYELNNGVHIPVLGFGVYQATPEQTVSAVGAALEIGYRHVDTAAAYGNEREVGQAIAAAEVDRDDIFIETKVWISDYGYDATLHAYDKAAGKLGVDQIDLLILHHPMPGEFELTIAAYRALEKLHADGKVRAIGVSNFGPAHLDRLLAETEVVPAVNQIELHPYFRQSDSVARADELGILTQAWSPLGGITTYFEGSHTSPLQDPAVRAIADAHTKTPAQVLLRWHLQQGRQVFPKSVTPARIAENFDVFDFELTVAELAAIDALDTGVRGGPEAEVFARENFDFEIPEA, via the coding sequence ATGGGTATCCCGACGTATGAGCTGAACAATGGTGTGCACATTCCGGTCCTGGGTTTCGGTGTGTACCAGGCGACACCGGAGCAGACGGTGTCCGCGGTCGGGGCCGCCCTGGAGATCGGCTACCGCCACGTCGACACCGCCGCCGCCTACGGCAACGAGCGGGAGGTCGGGCAGGCGATCGCGGCCGCCGAGGTCGACCGCGACGACATCTTCATCGAAACCAAGGTCTGGATCAGCGATTACGGCTACGACGCGACGTTGCACGCCTACGACAAGGCGGCCGGCAAGCTCGGCGTCGACCAGATCGACCTGCTGATCCTGCATCACCCGATGCCGGGCGAGTTCGAGCTGACCATCGCCGCCTACCGCGCGTTGGAGAAGCTCCACGCCGACGGCAAGGTCCGCGCCATCGGCGTCTCCAACTTCGGCCCCGCACACCTGGACCGGCTGCTGGCCGAGACCGAGGTGGTGCCCGCGGTGAACCAGATCGAGCTGCACCCGTACTTCCGGCAGTCGGACAGCGTGGCCCGCGCCGACGAACTCGGCATCCTCACTCAGGCGTGGTCACCGCTGGGCGGGATCACCACCTACTTCGAGGGATCGCACACCTCCCCGCTGCAGGACCCCGCGGTGCGGGCCATCGCCGACGCGCACACCAAGACGCCGGCGCAGGTACTGCTGCGCTGGCATCTGCAGCAGGGCAGGCAGGTGTTCCCGAAGTCGGTGACGCCGGCCCGGATCGCGGAGAACTTCGACGTGTTCGACTTCGAGCTCACCGTTGCTGAGCTGGCCGCGATCGACGCGCTGGACACCGGCGTGCGCGGCGGGCCGGAGGCCGAGGTGTTCGCGCGGGAGAACTTCGACTTCGAGATCCCGGAGGCCTGA
- a CDS encoding VOC family protein produces MRINLTSILVDDQDKALRFYTEKLGFEPKHDIPMGGPRWITVVSPENPDGTELVLEPDGHPAVKPFKAALVADGIPFTSFAVDDVRAEFERLRGLGVRFTQEPADMGPVTTAVFDDTCGNLIQITHQG; encoded by the coding sequence ATGCGAATCAACCTGACGAGCATCCTCGTTGACGACCAAGACAAGGCGCTCCGGTTCTACACCGAGAAGCTCGGCTTCGAACCCAAGCACGACATTCCGATGGGCGGCCCCCGCTGGATCACGGTGGTGTCGCCGGAGAATCCCGACGGCACCGAACTCGTCCTCGAACCGGACGGCCACCCGGCGGTGAAGCCGTTCAAGGCCGCGTTGGTCGCCGACGGCATCCCGTTCACGTCGTTCGCGGTCGATGACGTGCGGGCCGAGTTCGAACGACTGCGTGGGCTGGGCGTGCGCTTCACCCAGGAACCCGCCGATATGGGGCCGGTGACCACGGCCGTGTTCGACGACACGTGCGGCAATCTCATCCAGATCACCCACCAGGGCTAA
- a CDS encoding macrolide family glycosyltransferase — MTPANITFFAPLGAGHVNPTLGLAAELVRRGHRVSYAATRRFESRIVETGAAFVPVVSTWESLPRDVPQMHGAELVRAMSLLLDETKAMVAALGGLPAPDLVVHDGPLAWWGRILAHRWGVPAVETWPNFVNNQHWNMRGYAKLNPLSPRLLLVVLRLARMLRREGIRDVGGFFRGDTAADRIVTVPRAFQPAGDTFTDGYRFVGPVLTDRRFQGDWEPPGPHPVLLVSLGTGYNDRPDFFRMIVGSAAGRPWHVVLAIGDAVDPGALGPLPPNVEVHEQVPQLAILRHARVFLTHAGMGGALEGLAHEVPMVAVPQMAEQRANADRLVELGLGRQLDPARISAAGLWEAVDGVAADPGIRDRLAWMRREIDDAGGAVVATDAVEAVLG, encoded by the coding sequence GTGACACCGGCGAACATCACCTTCTTCGCGCCGCTCGGAGCCGGGCATGTGAATCCGACGCTGGGGTTGGCCGCCGAACTGGTCCGCCGCGGGCATCGGGTGTCCTACGCCGCGACCCGCCGATTCGAGTCGCGCATCGTCGAGACCGGCGCCGCCTTCGTGCCGGTGGTCTCCACCTGGGAGTCCCTGCCCCGCGACGTGCCGCAGATGCACGGCGCCGAACTGGTGCGCGCGATGTCGCTGCTGCTCGACGAGACCAAGGCCATGGTGGCGGCGCTGGGTGGTCTGCCCGCCCCGGACCTGGTGGTGCACGACGGTCCGCTGGCCTGGTGGGGCCGAATCCTGGCCCACCGCTGGGGCGTTCCGGCGGTGGAGACCTGGCCGAACTTCGTCAACAACCAGCACTGGAACATGCGCGGCTACGCGAAGCTGAACCCGCTGAGCCCGCGACTGCTCCTGGTGGTGCTGCGGCTGGCCCGGATGCTGCGCCGGGAAGGCATCCGCGATGTCGGCGGCTTCTTCCGGGGCGACACCGCCGCCGATCGCATCGTCACCGTGCCGCGCGCCTTCCAGCCGGCGGGTGACACGTTCACCGACGGCTACCGGTTCGTCGGTCCGGTGCTGACCGACCGGCGGTTCCAGGGCGACTGGGAGCCGCCCGGCCCACACCCGGTGCTACTGGTCTCCCTCGGTACGGGCTACAACGATCGCCCCGACTTCTTCCGGATGATCGTCGGGTCCGCGGCCGGCCGCCCGTGGCACGTGGTGCTGGCGATCGGCGATGCCGTCGACCCGGGCGCGCTCGGCCCCTTGCCACCGAATGTGGAAGTGCACGAACAGGTTCCGCAGCTCGCGATCCTGCGGCACGCGCGGGTGTTCCTCACCCACGCCGGGATGGGCGGCGCGCTCGAGGGGCTGGCCCACGAGGTGCCGATGGTCGCCGTACCGCAGATGGCCGAGCAGCGCGCGAACGCCGACCGGCTCGTCGAACTCGGACTCGGCCGGCAGCTGGACCCGGCGCGGATCTCGGCAGCGGGCCTGTGGGAGGCCGTCGACGGGGTGGCCGCTGACCCCGGGATCCGCGACCGGCTGGCGTGGATGCGCCGCGAGATCGATGATGCGGGCGGGGCGGTGGTGGCCACGGACGCCGTCGAAGCCGTGCTCGGGTAG
- a CDS encoding GntR family transcriptional regulator: MSIDSPIETSPAERQDSSFSALSALPPRDSNALVTSVRDRLRMAIVLEEIPAGVRLNQVRVAEQLGVSRMPVRAASADLVVEGLLEPLPTGGVAVRSLSRRDVEEASKVREALEAQAAREVALARPEEGLKAIFAVLDRHEALGGVNDTRLLLELDRSFHWAVLDATDNPYFRRAMVPMWSVVERSMVGVLRKVPDMFDLAWKQHREIAEALAAGDADLAEQRARDHIRYAAPKLAKAIEDNE, from the coding sequence GTGAGCATTGATTCGCCCATCGAGACGAGTCCGGCCGAACGTCAGGACTCCAGCTTCTCGGCGCTGAGCGCGCTGCCGCCCCGGGACTCCAACGCCCTGGTCACCTCGGTTCGGGACCGGCTGCGGATGGCCATCGTGCTCGAGGAGATCCCCGCCGGCGTCCGCCTGAACCAGGTCCGGGTCGCCGAGCAGCTCGGGGTCAGCCGGATGCCGGTGCGCGCCGCGTCGGCCGATCTGGTGGTCGAGGGCCTGCTGGAACCGCTGCCCACCGGCGGGGTCGCGGTGCGCTCGCTGTCCCGGCGCGATGTCGAGGAGGCGTCGAAGGTGCGTGAGGCCCTCGAGGCCCAGGCCGCCCGCGAGGTCGCGCTGGCCCGACCCGAGGAGGGACTCAAGGCGATCTTCGCCGTGCTCGACCGGCACGAGGCCCTCGGCGGCGTCAACGACACCCGGCTGCTGCTCGAACTGGACCGGTCCTTCCACTGGGCCGTGCTCGACGCGACCGACAATCCGTACTTCCGGCGGGCCATGGTCCCGATGTGGTCGGTGGTCGAACGTTCGATGGTCGGCGTGCTGCGCAAGGTACCCGACATGTTCGACCTGGCCTGGAAGCAGCACCGGGAGATCGCCGAGGCGCTGGCGGCCGGGGATGCCGACCTGGCCGAGCAGCGCGCCCGCGACCACATCCGCTACGCGGCACCCAAGCTGGCCAAGGCGATCGAGGACAACGAGTAG
- a CDS encoding thiamine pyrophosphate-binding protein, translated as MSETTVAQLIAQRLKAQGVRRIFGLCGGHIQPLWDAVSREGIEVVDVRHEAAAVYMAHATAELSGELSVAMVTAGPGLTNAVTAISNAYVSRSPVLVISGRPPRPQTGMGAMQDIDQAGIVEPICRLVEQVSERHHVIGRLDKTIAAALGAANGATGPAYIDFPTELLDEIVHDADIPALAMEPRTAQTVAADPVALARAADAIRAASRIVVIGGRSVRSAGPEVHKFLDTAQALYLDSGESRGVVRDDSPAFVPAVRGRAMSEADLVITLGRRLDFQLGYGSPAVFSPDARFLRIGTCFEELGENRRGDVEVFGSTGSVLAALTEAGATPAAPDTAWLQDMRDSNAKRTAKLAEKLADPNPDSTGRMSPNFVVGAVNNLLTEQSVAIADGGDILSFARVGLKPVDYLDCGALGCLGVGVPFATAAALLRPEEPVVAVIGDGSFGFTAVEVDTAVRHGAKAVFVVVNNEAWNIERHDQVERFDNNLVGVDLPGCRYDLLAQGLGAHGERVENAEDLADALKRALDNAPAVVDVVVSREAKSADFLGGLAAVPPRQAVGPWNAAELERYGQS; from the coding sequence ATGAGCGAAACGACCGTCGCCCAACTCATCGCGCAACGACTGAAGGCGCAGGGTGTGCGCCGGATCTTCGGCCTCTGCGGTGGCCACATCCAGCCGCTGTGGGACGCCGTGTCACGCGAGGGCATCGAGGTCGTCGACGTGCGCCACGAGGCCGCGGCCGTCTACATGGCCCACGCCACCGCCGAACTGTCCGGCGAGCTGAGCGTCGCCATGGTGACCGCCGGGCCGGGCCTGACCAACGCCGTCACCGCCATCTCCAACGCCTACGTGTCGCGCAGCCCCGTGCTGGTCATCTCGGGCCGGCCGCCGCGCCCGCAGACCGGGATGGGCGCCATGCAGGACATCGACCAGGCCGGCATCGTCGAACCCATCTGCCGCCTCGTCGAACAGGTCTCCGAGCGCCACCACGTGATTGGCCGCCTCGACAAGACCATCGCCGCCGCGCTGGGGGCGGCCAACGGCGCCACCGGCCCCGCCTACATCGACTTCCCCACCGAACTGCTCGACGAGATCGTCCACGACGCCGACATCCCGGCGCTGGCCATGGAACCCCGCACGGCCCAGACCGTCGCCGCCGATCCCGTCGCCCTGGCCCGGGCCGCGGACGCGATCCGGGCCGCGTCGCGCATCGTCGTCATCGGCGGGCGCTCGGTGCGGTCCGCGGGGCCCGAGGTGCACAAGTTCCTCGACACCGCGCAGGCGCTGTACCTCGATTCCGGGGAGAGCCGCGGCGTCGTCCGCGACGATTCGCCCGCCTTCGTGCCCGCGGTGCGCGGCCGCGCGATGAGCGAGGCCGACCTGGTGATCACGCTGGGCCGGCGGCTGGACTTCCAGCTGGGCTACGGCTCCCCGGCGGTGTTCTCCCCGGACGCGCGGTTCCTGCGCATCGGCACCTGCTTCGAAGAACTCGGCGAGAACCGCCGCGGCGACGTCGAGGTGTTCGGCAGCACCGGTTCGGTGCTGGCCGCGCTGACCGAAGCCGGTGCGACGCCGGCCGCCCCGGACACCGCCTGGCTGCAGGACATGCGCGACTCGAACGCGAAGCGGACCGCGAAGCTGGCCGAGAAGCTCGCCGACCCCAACCCGGATTCGACCGGGCGGATGTCCCCGAACTTCGTCGTCGGCGCCGTCAACAACCTGCTCACCGAGCAGTCCGTGGCCATCGCCGACGGCGGCGACATCCTGTCCTTCGCGCGGGTGGGCCTCAAGCCGGTGGACTACCTGGACTGCGGTGCGCTCGGCTGCCTCGGCGTCGGCGTCCCCTTCGCCACCGCGGCCGCGCTGCTACGCCCCGAGGAGCCCGTCGTCGCGGTCATCGGCGACGGCAGCTTCGGCTTCACCGCCGTGGAGGTGGACACCGCCGTCCGGCACGGCGCCAAGGCGGTGTTCGTCGTCGTCAACAACGAGGCGTGGAACATCGAACGCCACGATCAGGTCGAGCGCTTCGACAACAACCTGGTCGGCGTGGACCTGCCGGGCTGCCGCTACGACCTGCTGGCCCAGGGCCTCGGCGCGCACGGCGAGCGGGTGGAGAACGCCGAGGACCTCGCCGACGCGCTCAAGCGCGCGCTGGACAACGCGCCGGCCGTGGTCGACGTCGTCGTCTCCCGGGAGGCCAAGTCCGCCGACTTCCTCGGCGGCCTGGCCGCGGTGCCGCCGCGGCAAGCGGTCGGCCCGTGGAACGCCGCGGAACTCGAGCGTTACGGCCAGTCGTGA
- a CDS encoding ArsR/SmtB family transcription factor — protein MGDVFKALADPTRRAILDELTDRNGQTLFEICARLTTKHGLNSSRQAISQHLDVLENAGLVETRRDGRYKFHHLNTAPLEPIVARWLKNSGGRNNHANQPDEHPR, from the coding sequence GTGGGTGATGTCTTCAAGGCCTTGGCCGATCCCACGCGCCGCGCGATCCTCGACGAACTGACCGACCGCAACGGGCAGACGCTCTTCGAGATCTGTGCGCGCCTGACCACCAAACACGGGCTGAACTCGTCACGCCAGGCGATTTCGCAACACCTCGACGTCCTCGAGAATGCCGGACTCGTCGAGACCAGGCGCGATGGTCGGTACAAGTTTCACCACCTCAATACGGCGCCGCTCGAACCAATCGTCGCGCGGTGGCTCAAGAATTCCGGCGGGAGGAACAACCATGCGAATCAACCTGACGAGCATCCTCGTTGA
- a CDS encoding MFS transporter, whose amino-acid sequence MSTIDLPSAGHEPGVPPRGTDAQSGGSSLRKVGAASLLGTTIEYYDFFVYGTAAALVFPTVFFPDVSPAMGTLASFATFGVAFFARPVGSILFGHFGDIIGRKRTLVWTLLIMGLSTVFIGFLPGYDSGAFGLFENGIGFWGPVLLVAMRFLQGLALGGEWAGATLLTAEYAPPQQRGRMAVYPQLGPACAFFLASGTFFVVSLTVGDTSDTFINYGWRFPFIASLLLVIVGLWIRLSVQETPVFKEHQRTRSTTSAREKLPFAAAIRSQWRQILIAGLAMSTVFTMFYTGSAFMTSYGSTTLGYSRTMILGCGMIAAVVLGFVTAAAAIYSDRVGRKKVIAAAYAGTVVWSLILYPLVDTGSPIAFLIAVVVTLSVYGVANGPAGALLPEMFESRFRYTGAGLSYNLGGIFGGAIPPLIAASIIANHGSIWVGVLLSAISAISLLCVLALPETKDNDLNDKDLNSKVTEKAGHR is encoded by the coding sequence GTGAGCACCATCGATCTACCCTCGGCCGGCCACGAACCCGGCGTACCGCCCCGCGGCACCGATGCGCAGTCCGGTGGCAGTTCCCTTCGCAAGGTCGGCGCCGCCAGCCTGCTCGGAACCACCATCGAGTACTACGACTTCTTCGTCTACGGCACGGCCGCCGCGCTGGTGTTCCCGACGGTGTTCTTCCCCGACGTGAGCCCGGCGATGGGCACCCTGGCGTCGTTCGCGACGTTCGGCGTGGCCTTCTTCGCCCGCCCGGTCGGATCGATCCTGTTCGGCCACTTCGGCGACATCATCGGCCGCAAGCGCACCTTGGTGTGGACGCTGCTGATCATGGGGCTGTCGACGGTGTTCATCGGCTTCCTGCCCGGCTACGATTCGGGCGCCTTCGGCCTCTTCGAGAACGGCATCGGATTCTGGGGCCCGGTATTGCTCGTGGCGATGCGCTTCCTGCAGGGCTTGGCGTTGGGCGGTGAATGGGCCGGCGCAACCCTGTTGACGGCCGAATATGCCCCACCCCAACAACGCGGCCGCATGGCGGTGTACCCGCAGTTGGGGCCGGCGTGCGCGTTCTTCCTCGCCAGCGGCACCTTCTTCGTCGTGTCGCTCACCGTCGGCGACACCAGCGACACGTTCATCAACTACGGCTGGCGCTTCCCGTTCATCGCCTCGCTGCTGCTGGTGATCGTCGGACTCTGGATTCGGTTGTCGGTGCAGGAAACTCCGGTGTTCAAGGAGCATCAGCGCACCCGCAGCACGACCAGCGCACGCGAGAAACTGCCGTTCGCCGCGGCCATCCGCAGCCAGTGGCGCCAGATCCTGATCGCGGGCCTGGCCATGTCGACGGTGTTCACGATGTTCTACACCGGGTCGGCGTTCATGACGAGCTACGGCAGCACGACGCTCGGCTACAGCCGGACCATGATCCTGGGCTGCGGCATGATCGCCGCGGTGGTGCTCGGCTTCGTCACCGCCGCCGCGGCCATATACTCCGACCGGGTGGGCCGCAAGAAGGTCATCGCCGCGGCCTACGCGGGCACCGTGGTGTGGTCGTTGATCCTCTATCCCTTGGTGGACACCGGATCTCCGATCGCCTTCCTGATCGCGGTGGTCGTCACCCTGTCGGTCTACGGCGTGGCCAACGGCCCGGCCGGCGCGCTGCTGCCGGAGATGTTCGAGTCCCGATTCCGCTACACCGGTGCGGGCCTGAGCTACAACCTCGGCGGCATCTTCGGCGGCGCCATCCCACCGCTGATCGCGGCGAGCATCATCGCCAACCACGGCAGCATCTGGGTCGGGGTGTTGCTCTCCGCGATCTCGGCGATCAGCCTGCTGTGCGTGCTGGCGCTGCCGGAGACCAAGGACAACGACCTCAACGACAAGGACCTCAACAGCAAGGTCACCGAGAAGGCCGGCCATCGGTAA
- a CDS encoding DEAD/DEAH box helicase — protein sequence MTPPAAVPLLDDPTDLSALRAQGADPDELFTAFAAWAEASGTTLYPAQEEALIELVSGSNVVLATPTGSGKSLVATGALYAALATERRSYYTAPIKALVSEKFFALCEVFGAANVGMLTGDAAVNSDAPIITCTAEVLANIALREGADADIGLVVMDEFHFYGDPDRGWAWQVPLLELPRAQFLLMSATLGDVTFLRKDLTRRTGRPTALVAGAQRPVPLFYSYATTPMHETIGDLLETKQAPVYVVHFTQASALERAQALMSVNVSTKDEKKAIAELIGAFRFSTSFGSTLSRLVRHGIGVHHAGMLPKYRRLVEQLAQAGLLKVICGTDTLGVGINVPIRTVVFSALSKYDGTRTRLLSAREFHQIAGRAGRAGYDTAGTVVVQAPDHEVENLKQFAKVADDPKKRRKLVRRKVPEGMVPWSESTMTRLIDAAPEPLTSNMRVSTAMILDVVDRPGDPFIAMRRLLTDNHEPRKRQLQLIREAVGIARSLLQAGVMERLDEPDADGRRYRLTVDLPADFALNQPLSTFALAAVDVLDPESETYALDVVSVIEATLEDPRQILSAQLNKARGEAVAQMKADGIEYDERIELLDDVTYPKPLDELLQHTYELYLQSNPWAADGRLSPKAVVREMWERAFTFREYVSVYGLTRSEGAVLRYLSDAFKALRSGVPAAARTEELTDIVEWLGELVRQVDSSLLDEWEQLTSPDQPHDVPVAVPARPRPLTGNERAFTAMVRNALFRRVELFARERWDELGDLDSGSGWTADRWADAGDDYFTEHDEVRTGADARGPALLIFDRRPEAWRVRQILDDPAGDHDWGFDVEVDLAASDEEGAAVLRVIDVGAAGGS from the coding sequence ATGACCCCGCCCGCTGCCGTCCCACTCCTCGACGACCCCACCGACCTGTCGGCCCTGCGCGCCCAGGGCGCCGATCCCGACGAGTTGTTCACCGCGTTCGCCGCGTGGGCCGAGGCCAGCGGGACCACCCTGTACCCGGCGCAGGAGGAGGCGCTGATCGAGCTGGTCAGCGGGTCGAACGTGGTGCTGGCGACCCCGACCGGATCCGGCAAGTCGCTGGTGGCCACCGGCGCGCTGTACGCCGCGCTGGCCACCGAGCGCCGCAGCTACTACACCGCGCCCATCAAGGCCCTGGTCAGCGAGAAGTTCTTCGCGCTGTGCGAGGTGTTCGGCGCGGCCAACGTCGGCATGCTCACCGGCGACGCCGCGGTGAACTCCGACGCCCCGATCATCACGTGCACCGCCGAGGTGCTGGCCAATATCGCGCTGCGCGAGGGCGCTGACGCCGACATCGGCCTGGTGGTGATGGACGAGTTCCACTTCTACGGCGATCCGGACCGCGGCTGGGCCTGGCAGGTGCCGCTGCTGGAACTGCCGCGGGCGCAGTTCCTGCTGATGTCGGCGACGTTGGGCGACGTGACGTTCCTGCGCAAGGACCTCACCCGCCGGACCGGGCGGCCGACGGCCCTGGTCGCCGGCGCGCAACGGCCGGTGCCGTTGTTCTACAGCTATGCGACCACGCCCATGCACGAGACCATCGGCGATCTGCTGGAGACCAAGCAGGCCCCGGTCTACGTCGTGCACTTCACCCAGGCCTCGGCGCTGGAACGCGCGCAGGCGCTGATGAGCGTGAACGTCAGCACCAAGGACGAGAAGAAGGCCATCGCCGAGCTGATCGGCGCCTTCCGCTTCTCGACGTCGTTCGGCAGCACGCTGTCGCGGCTGGTCCGGCACGGCATCGGGGTGCACCACGCCGGCATGCTGCCCAAGTATCGGCGGCTGGTCGAACAGTTGGCGCAGGCCGGCCTGCTCAAGGTCATCTGCGGCACCGACACCCTGGGCGTCGGCATCAACGTGCCGATCCGGACCGTGGTGTTCTCCGCGTTGTCGAAGTACGACGGCACCCGGACCCGGCTGCTCAGCGCGCGGGAGTTCCACCAGATCGCCGGGCGGGCCGGGCGCGCCGGCTACGACACCGCCGGCACCGTCGTCGTGCAGGCCCCCGACCACGAGGTGGAGAACCTCAAGCAGTTCGCCAAGGTCGCCGACGATCCGAAGAAGCGTCGAAAACTGGTGCGCCGCAAGGTTCCCGAGGGCATGGTGCCGTGGAGCGAGTCGACCATGACGCGGCTCATCGATGCCGCGCCGGAGCCGTTGACCAGCAACATGCGGGTGTCGACGGCGATGATCCTCGACGTCGTCGACCGCCCCGGCGATCCGTTCATCGCGATGCGCCGCCTGCTCACCGACAACCACGAACCCCGCAAACGTCAGTTGCAACTCATCCGGGAGGCCGTCGGGATCGCCCGCTCGCTGCTGCAGGCCGGGGTGATGGAGCGACTCGACGAGCCGGACGCCGATGGGCGCCGGTATCGGCTGACGGTCGACCTGCCCGCCGACTTCGCCCTGAACCAGCCGCTGTCCACCTTCGCCCTGGCCGCCGTCGACGTGCTCGACCCTGAGTCGGAAACCTATGCGCTGGATGTGGTTTCGGTGATCGAGGCCACGCTGGAGGATCCGCGGCAGATCCTGTCCGCGCAGCTGAACAAGGCCCGCGGCGAGGCCGTCGCGCAGATGAAGGCCGACGGCATCGAGTACGACGAGCGCATCGAACTACTCGACGACGTCACCTACCCCAAGCCGCTGGACGAGTTGCTGCAGCACACCTACGAGCTGTATCTGCAGAGCAACCCGTGGGCCGCCGACGGGCGGCTGTCGCCCAAGGCCGTCGTCCGGGAGATGTGGGAGCGGGCCTTCACGTTCCGGGAGTACGTCAGCGTCTACGGCCTGACCCGCTCCGAGGGCGCGGTGCTGCGCTACCTCTCCGATGCGTTCAAGGCGCTGCGCTCCGGCGTGCCGGCCGCGGCGCGGACCGAGGAGCTCACCGACATCGTCGAGTGGCTCGGTGAGCTTGTGCGCCAGGTGGATTCGAGTCTGCTCGACGAGTGGGAACAGTTGACCAGTCCGGATCAGCCGCACGATGTGCCGGTCGCGGTTCCGGCCCGCCCGCGGCCGCTGACCGGCAACGAGCGGGCTTTCACCGCGATGGTGCGCAACGCGCTGTTCCGCCGGGTCGAGCTGTTCGCCCGCGAGCGCTGGGACGAACTCGGCGACCTCGACTCGGGCTCGGGGTGGACGGCCGACCGATGGGCCGACGCGGGCGACGACTACTTCACCGAGCACGACGAGGTGCGCACCGGCGCCGACGCCCGGGGTCCCGCGCTGCTGATCTTCGACCGCCGGCCCGAGGCCTGGCGGGTGCGGCAGATCCTGGACGACCCGGCGGGCGACCACGACTGGGGCTTTGACGTCGAGGTGGACCTGGCGGCCTCCGACGAGGAGGGCGCGGCGGTGCTGCGGGTCATCGACGTGGGCGCGGCGGGCGGGTCGTGA